A region of Streptomyces sp. NBC_01750 DNA encodes the following proteins:
- a CDS encoding MFS transporter → MPNSTARRAGRREWTSFVVLLLPLLLVSMDVSVLYFAIPQVTRELDPSSTQQLWIFDIYAFALAGLLITMGSLGDRIGRRRLLLVGATAFGVASVGAAYAQNAEMLIAARALLGIGGATLMPSTLALVRNMFQDDKQRSQAIGIWSGAMAGGIALGSVMSGVMLNHFWWGSVFLINVPAMLLLLVLVPVLVPEFKAPAPGRFDLLSVPLSMGAVLPVVYGLKEIAAEGFSPAMALCIAAGLIVGALFVRRQRTRPDAMISRDLFQGRVFGSGIALNTIAAFAIMGSAYFTTQYLQSVLGMGTMEAALWSLAPSLAVGAAAPVGTALARRTDRAYVIAGGFVAAAAGYALLSLTGTDSLWILLAGAAVIGCGIVTVMALVSDMALAGAPAEKAGSAAALLETGQEFGGALGMAVLGSLGTAVYRHDIAGSAPTGLPADSLDSVRETLGGAAVVAGRLPGRPGEALLDAAREAFVHGMQFAAVGGAVLLVAAAVLAAALLRRTSTDEEPAPAGEPAPEPVTAS, encoded by the coding sequence ATGCCGAACTCCACCGCACGTCGCGCCGGCCGCCGGGAATGGACTTCCTTCGTCGTCCTCCTGCTGCCGCTCCTCCTCGTCTCGATGGACGTCTCCGTCCTCTACTTCGCCATCCCTCAAGTCACCCGCGAGCTGGACCCGAGCAGCACCCAGCAGCTATGGATCTTCGACATCTATGCCTTCGCCCTCGCGGGGCTCCTCATCACGATGGGCTCGCTCGGCGACCGCATCGGACGCCGCAGGCTCCTGCTGGTCGGCGCCACCGCCTTCGGCGTCGCCTCCGTCGGTGCGGCCTACGCACAGAACGCCGAAATGCTCATCGCCGCACGGGCGTTGCTCGGCATCGGCGGCGCCACCCTGATGCCGTCGACGTTGGCGCTGGTCCGCAACATGTTCCAGGACGACAAGCAGCGCAGCCAGGCGATCGGCATCTGGTCGGGGGCCATGGCCGGCGGAATCGCGCTCGGTTCGGTGATGAGCGGCGTCATGCTGAACCACTTCTGGTGGGGCTCGGTCTTTCTGATCAACGTGCCCGCGATGCTGCTTCTGCTGGTTCTGGTGCCCGTACTGGTACCGGAGTTCAAGGCCCCCGCCCCCGGCCGCTTCGACCTGCTGAGCGTGCCGCTGTCGATGGGCGCCGTCCTGCCGGTCGTGTACGGACTCAAGGAGATCGCGGCCGAGGGCTTCAGCCCGGCCATGGCACTGTGCATCGCGGCCGGCCTGATCGTCGGCGCGCTGTTCGTACGCCGCCAGCGCACCCGCCCCGACGCGATGATCAGCCGTGACCTCTTCCAGGGCCGCGTCTTCGGCTCCGGGATCGCGCTCAACACCATCGCCGCCTTCGCGATCATGGGCTCGGCCTACTTCACCACCCAGTACCTGCAGTCCGTGCTCGGCATGGGCACCATGGAGGCCGCGCTGTGGAGCCTGGCCCCGTCCCTCGCGGTGGGCGCCGCCGCCCCGGTCGGCACCGCGCTCGCCCGGAGGACCGACCGGGCGTATGTCATCGCCGGCGGTTTCGTCGCCGCCGCGGCCGGCTACGCACTGCTCAGCCTGACCGGTACGGACTCCCTGTGGATCCTGCTGGCCGGCGCGGCCGTCATCGGCTGCGGCATCGTCACCGTGATGGCACTGGTCTCGGACATGGCTCTGGCCGGCGCCCCCGCCGAGAAGGCCGGTTCCGCCGCCGCACTGCTGGAGACCGGGCAAGAGTTCGGCGGAGCGCTCGGGATGGCGGTCCTGGGCAGCCTCGGCACCGCTGTCTACCGCCACGACATCGCCGGCTCCGCCCCCACGGGGCTGCCGGCCGACTCCCTCGACTCGGTCCGCGAGACGCTCGGCGGCGCGGCCGTGGTCGCCGGACGACTCCCCGGCCGGCCCGGGGAAGCATTGCTGGACGCCGCGCGCGAGGCCTTCGTCCACGGTATGCAGTTCGCCGCCGTGGGCGGTGCGGTGCTGCTGGTCGCAGCCGCTGTTCTCGCCGCCGCCCTGCTGCGCAGGACATCCACGGACGAGGAGCCGGCGCCCGCCGGGGAGCCGGCGCCGGAACCGGTCACGGCGAGCTGA
- a CDS encoding TetR/AcrR family transcriptional regulator — MGHREDLLEGAKRCLLEKGYARTTARDIVAASGTNLASIGYHYGSKEALLNQAFLAVTEEWGDAVGPANRQAPDMAADPFERFEKTWEQVIAAADASRQVWKLQLEVVSRLDDDEKLREAIKEPQSEGRLGMAEAFLGMDPKADPEKARVAGIFYQALVAGVMIQWMADPETAPSAKDLTDGLRAILEKKG; from the coding sequence ATGGGACACCGTGAGGATCTGCTCGAAGGCGCCAAGCGCTGCCTGCTGGAGAAGGGCTACGCCCGGACGACCGCGCGCGACATCGTCGCGGCCTCCGGCACCAACCTGGCCTCCATCGGCTACCACTACGGCTCCAAGGAGGCACTGCTCAACCAGGCCTTCCTGGCGGTGACCGAGGAGTGGGGCGACGCGGTCGGCCCGGCCAACAGGCAGGCGCCCGACATGGCAGCGGATCCCTTCGAGCGATTCGAGAAGACCTGGGAGCAGGTCATCGCCGCGGCCGATGCCAGCCGCCAGGTCTGGAAGCTCCAACTGGAGGTCGTATCACGGCTCGACGACGACGAGAAGCTGCGCGAGGCCATCAAGGAGCCGCAGTCGGAGGGCCGGTTGGGGATGGCAGAGGCCTTCCTCGGTATGGACCCGAAGGCCGATCCGGAGAAGGCCAGGGTGGCGGGCATCTTCTACCAGGCGCTGGTGGCAGGCGTGATGATCCAGTGGATGGCGGACCCGGAGACGGCGCCGTCGGCGAAGGACCTGACGGACGGGCTGCGGGCGATCCTGGAGAAGAAGGGCTGA
- the serA gene encoding phosphoglycerate dehydrogenase: MSSKPVVLIAEELSPATVDALGPDFEIRHCNGADRAELLPAIADVDAILVRSATKVDAEAIALAKKLRVVARAGVGLDNVDVSAATKAGVMVVNAPTSNIVTAAELACGLLVATARNIPQANTALKNGEWKRSKYTGVELSEKILGVVGLGRIGVLVAQRMSAFGMKIVAYDPYVQPARAAQMGVRLLSLDELLEVSDFITVHLPKTPETLGLIGDEALHKVQPHVRIVNAARGGIVDEDALASALKEGRVAGAGLDVYAKEPCTDSPLFQFDQVVCTPHLGASTDEAQEKAGISVARSVRLALAGELVPDAVNVQGGVIAEDVRPGLPLAEKLGRIFTALAGEVAVRLDVEVYGEITQHDVKVLELSALKGVFEDVVDETVSYVNAPLFAQERGVEVRLTTSSESPDHRNVVTVRGTLSGGEEVAVSGTLAGPKHLQKIVAIGDHDIDLALADHMVVLRYDDRPGVVGTVGRILGEAGLNIAGMQVSRAEEGGEALVVLTVDDTVPQSVLSEIADEIGAASARTVNLNS; encoded by the coding sequence GTGAGCTCGAAACCTGTCGTACTCATCGCTGAAGAGCTGTCGCCCGCCACCGTCGACGCGCTGGGCCCGGACTTCGAGATCCGGCACTGCAACGGCGCCGACCGTGCAGAGCTGCTCCCGGCCATCGCCGATGTCGACGCGATCCTGGTCCGCAGCGCCACCAAGGTCGACGCGGAAGCCATCGCCCTCGCGAAGAAGCTGCGGGTCGTCGCCCGCGCCGGCGTCGGCCTCGACAATGTCGATGTCTCCGCCGCCACCAAGGCCGGCGTGATGGTCGTCAACGCGCCGACCTCCAACATCGTCACCGCCGCCGAGCTCGCCTGCGGTCTGCTGGTCGCCACCGCGCGTAATATCCCGCAGGCCAACACCGCTCTCAAGAACGGCGAGTGGAAGCGGTCCAAGTACACCGGCGTGGAGCTGAGCGAGAAGATCCTCGGCGTCGTCGGTCTCGGCCGGATCGGCGTCCTGGTCGCGCAGCGGATGTCGGCCTTCGGCATGAAGATCGTCGCCTACGACCCCTATGTGCAGCCTGCGCGCGCCGCGCAGATGGGCGTCAGGCTGCTCTCGCTCGACGAGCTGCTCGAGGTCTCGGACTTCATCACCGTGCATCTGCCGAAGACCCCGGAGACGCTGGGGCTGATCGGCGACGAGGCGCTGCACAAGGTCCAGCCGCACGTCCGTATCGTCAACGCCGCGCGCGGCGGGATCGTCGACGAGGATGCGCTGGCCTCCGCGCTCAAGGAGGGCCGGGTCGCCGGAGCGGGCCTCGACGTGTACGCGAAGGAGCCCTGCACGGACTCCCCGCTCTTCCAGTTCGACCAGGTCGTCTGCACCCCGCACCTCGGCGCGTCGACGGACGAGGCGCAGGAGAAGGCGGGCATCTCGGTCGCCCGTTCCGTACGCCTCGCGCTCGCCGGTGAGCTGGTACCCGACGCGGTCAACGTCCAGGGCGGAGTCATCGCCGAGGACGTGCGCCCGGGTCTGCCGCTCGCCGAGAAGCTCGGCCGGATCTTCACCGCGCTGGCGGGCGAGGTCGCGGTCCGCCTCGACGTCGAGGTGTACGGCGAGATCACCCAGCACGATGTGAAGGTGCTCGAGCTGTCCGCGCTCAAGGGCGTGTTCGAGGATGTCGTCGACGAGACCGTGTCGTATGTCAACGCCCCGCTGTTCGCGCAGGAGCGCGGTGTCGAGGTCCGGCTGACGACGAGCTCGGAGTCCCCGGACCACCGCAATGTCGTCACCGTCCGCGGCACGCTCTCGGGCGGCGAGGAGGTCGCGGTCTCCGGCACACTGGCCGGCCCCAAGCACCTCCAGAAGATCGTCGCGATCGGCGACCACGACATCGACCTGGCGCTCGCCGACCACATGGTCGTCCTGCGGTACGACGACCGTCCCGGTGTCGTCGGCACGGTCGGCCGGATCCTCGGCGAGGCCGGACTGAACATCGCGGGCATGCAGGTCTCGCGCGCGGAGGAGGGCGGCGAGGCGCTCGTCGTGCTGACCGTTGACGACACGGTGCCGCAGTCGGTGCTGTCGGAGATCGCGGACGAGATCGGCGCGGCGTCGGCCCGCACGGTGAACCTCAACAGCTGA
- a CDS encoding SpoIIE family protein phosphatase: MTRPDDPRTAAARMFAEAGAFGELLAGIDWAATPLGPPESWPGPLVDTLRLMLTSEHGMALYWGAEFATLYNLGSTPIVGAKHPWALGRPYKDVFPEVWVHPVSSHFHYVTDTRKPLLIPDEPLIMERHGFPEQCYFDSAFQPVLLDDGTAGGVLQIITETTGRVLGERRLRLLSETGARTAGLPTPGEVARVVAEVLGSYPEEIPFLGLYLASEPGMLRPAASAGLRPAPEAVSLSAADGSEVAARLAQVVAEGAPATLPAAALTGGNTAGQHAAAPRLPVEQALALPLHCAGQVEGVLVVGVNPCFPPAGAYRDFLEVLAAAVAGALTAALAHDEQRRRAEALAELDRAKTTFFANVSHEFRTPLTLLMGPLQQALADEDRPERREQLELAERGALRLLKQVNTLLDVARAEAGQMRPALEPVDLAGATAELAGVFRSAFEAAGLTLEVDCPPLPQPVSLDREMWEKIILNLLSNALKFTFTGGARVQVAAAGGRARLTVTDTGTGIPADELPRLFERFHRVRGARSRSHEGSGLGLVLVKDLVEAHGGTVGVDSRLGQGTTVTVDLPIAAAHRPRPDPPAAGAGSPGETPRDGGGGRPGSAAAYVDEALGWLAADPVPAAATPAARTPQAPATHDAPHGPGPHETERPHRARLLVVDDNADMRAYLTQLLQPDYDVLLAADGRAALEMALAQPVEMVLSDVMMPRMDGFELVRALRADPRTARLPIVLLTARAGEEESAQGRHAGADDYLAKPFSARQLLARVRTGLELSRLREQVLTETRNQLAVLASLADAGLRLSATLDPDRILQTAGQILLPDLADQISIHLTAAAPAPAQSPPAYIAGTPLLAREALATAATHAINGTAPAPAPAPAGPHPAPAAVLALPLHAHDQTLGALVLVRHTDYSAVEHKYLENLAHRLALAYDNATRYHNERRLALTLQRALLPHRLPQVPGVRLATHYRASNRGAEVGGDWYDVLALPDGAVGLAIGDVMGHDVEAAIVMGQLRSALHSLAMEGAGPARVLARLDAYLQSLATERFATCLYAVYDPHRHRLRYAASGHLPPLLVAADTAYLELPPALPLGLGSTPVDREVAFPPGTSLLLYTDGLVENRALSLDDCLAALRQTCGALPAAARTDPQQITERALELLNTPDRVDDDTALLAATAEPSCRTGDPQADGSAVQPTATARSHC; the protein is encoded by the coding sequence ATGACCCGGCCCGATGACCCGCGCACCGCGGCGGCCCGGATGTTCGCCGAGGCCGGCGCGTTCGGCGAGCTTCTGGCCGGGATCGACTGGGCGGCGACGCCGCTCGGGCCCCCCGAGTCCTGGCCGGGGCCCCTGGTGGACACCCTGCGCCTCATGCTCACCTCTGAGCACGGGATGGCTCTGTACTGGGGCGCCGAATTCGCCACGCTGTACAACCTGGGCTCCACACCCATTGTCGGCGCCAAACACCCCTGGGCGCTCGGCAGGCCCTACAAGGATGTGTTCCCCGAGGTCTGGGTCCACCCCGTGAGCTCCCACTTCCACTATGTGACCGACACCCGCAAGCCCCTGCTGATCCCCGATGAGCCGCTCATCATGGAGCGCCACGGCTTTCCGGAACAGTGCTACTTCGACTCCGCCTTCCAGCCCGTGCTGCTGGACGACGGCACCGCCGGCGGCGTGCTGCAGATCATCACCGAGACCACCGGCCGGGTACTGGGCGAGCGCCGGCTGCGCCTGCTGAGCGAGACCGGCGCCCGCACCGCCGGGCTGCCCACCCCGGGCGAGGTCGCCCGCGTCGTCGCGGAGGTGCTGGGCTCCTATCCCGAGGAGATCCCGTTCCTGGGCCTGTACCTGGCCTCGGAGCCGGGGATGCTGCGGCCGGCGGCCTCCGCCGGGCTCCGGCCGGCGCCCGAGGCCGTCTCGCTGAGTGCGGCCGACGGGTCGGAGGTCGCGGCCCGGCTGGCGCAGGTGGTCGCCGAAGGTGCCCCTGCCACGCTGCCGGCCGCCGCGCTCACCGGCGGCAACACGGCCGGGCAGCACGCCGCGGCCCCCCGGCTCCCGGTCGAGCAGGCGCTGGCCCTGCCGCTGCACTGCGCGGGCCAGGTGGAGGGCGTCCTGGTGGTGGGCGTCAACCCCTGCTTCCCGCCGGCCGGGGCCTACCGGGACTTTTTGGAGGTGCTCGCCGCCGCCGTGGCCGGGGCGCTGACGGCCGCGCTCGCCCACGACGAGCAGCGCCGGCGGGCGGAGGCGCTGGCCGAGCTGGACCGGGCCAAGACCACCTTCTTCGCCAACGTCAGCCACGAGTTCCGCACCCCGCTCACCCTGCTCATGGGCCCGCTCCAGCAGGCCCTGGCCGACGAGGACCGGCCCGAGCGGCGCGAGCAGCTGGAGCTGGCCGAGCGCGGCGCCCTGCGCCTGCTGAAGCAGGTCAACACCCTCCTGGACGTCGCCAGGGCCGAGGCCGGGCAGATGCGCCCGGCCCTCGAGCCGGTCGACCTCGCCGGTGCCACGGCCGAGCTGGCCGGGGTGTTCCGCTCCGCGTTCGAGGCGGCCGGGCTGACGCTGGAGGTGGACTGCCCGCCGCTGCCCCAGCCGGTGTCCCTGGACCGGGAGATGTGGGAGAAGATCATCCTCAACCTGCTCAGCAACGCCCTGAAGTTCACCTTCACCGGCGGCGCCCGGGTGCAGGTGGCCGCGGCCGGCGGCCGGGCCCGGCTGACCGTGACCGACACCGGCACCGGCATCCCCGCGGACGAACTGCCGCGCCTGTTCGAGCGCTTCCACCGGGTCCGCGGCGCCCGCTCCCGCTCCCACGAGGGCAGCGGCCTCGGCCTGGTGCTGGTGAAGGACCTGGTGGAAGCGCACGGCGGCACTGTCGGCGTGGACAGCCGGCTCGGCCAGGGCACCACCGTCACCGTGGACCTCCCCATCGCCGCCGCCCACCGGCCCCGCCCGGACCCGCCCGCAGCCGGCGCCGGATCCCCCGGGGAAACCCCCAGGGACGGCGGAGGCGGCCGGCCCGGCAGCGCCGCGGCCTATGTGGACGAGGCGCTCGGCTGGCTGGCGGCCGACCCCGTCCCCGCCGCGGCCACTCCCGCGGCACGCACCCCGCAGGCCCCCGCGACCCACGATGCCCCCCACGGCCCCGGCCCGCACGAAACCGAACGCCCCCACCGGGCCCGCCTCCTGGTCGTCGACGACAACGCCGACATGCGCGCCTACCTCACCCAGCTCCTGCAGCCCGACTACGACGTGCTGCTCGCCGCCGACGGCCGGGCCGCCCTGGAGATGGCCCTGGCGCAGCCGGTGGAGATGGTGCTCAGCGACGTGATGATGCCCCGCATGGACGGCTTCGAGCTGGTCCGGGCGCTGCGCGCCGACCCGCGCACCGCCCGCCTGCCCATCGTCTTGCTCACCGCCCGCGCCGGCGAGGAGGAATCCGCGCAGGGCCGGCACGCCGGCGCCGACGACTACCTGGCCAAACCCTTCTCCGCGCGCCAGCTGCTGGCGCGCGTCCGCACCGGGTTGGAACTGTCCCGGCTGCGCGAACAGGTCCTGACCGAGACCCGCAACCAGCTGGCCGTGCTGGCCTCCCTGGCCGACGCGGGCCTGCGGCTGTCCGCCACCCTCGACCCGGACCGGATACTGCAGACTGCCGGCCAGATCCTGCTGCCCGACCTCGCCGACCAGATCAGCATCCACCTCACCGCCGCGGCACCCGCCCCGGCGCAGTCGCCCCCGGCATACATCGCCGGCACCCCCCTTCTTGCCCGCGAGGCCCTGGCCACCGCCGCCACCCACGCGATCAACGGCACCGCCCCAGCCCCAGCCCCAGCCCCAGCCGGACCGCACCCGGCGCCCGCCGCCGTGCTGGCCCTGCCGCTGCACGCCCACGACCAGACGCTGGGGGCCCTGGTACTGGTCCGGCACACCGACTACTCCGCGGTCGAACACAAGTATCTGGAGAACCTCGCCCACCGCCTGGCTCTGGCCTACGACAACGCCACCCGGTACCACAACGAGCGCCGCCTCGCCCTGACCCTGCAGCGCGCCCTGCTGCCCCACCGCCTGCCCCAGGTGCCCGGGGTGCGCCTGGCCACCCACTACCGGGCCAGCAACCGCGGCGCCGAGGTCGGCGGCGACTGGTACGACGTGCTCGCCCTGCCCGACGGTGCCGTGGGGCTGGCCATCGGCGACGTCATGGGCCACGACGTGGAAGCCGCCATCGTGATGGGCCAACTCCGCTCCGCCCTGCACAGCCTCGCGATGGAGGGCGCGGGCCCGGCCCGGGTGCTGGCCAGGCTGGACGCCTACCTGCAGTCGCTCGCCACCGAACGCTTCGCCACCTGCCTGTACGCGGTCTACGACCCCCACCGCCACCGCCTGCGCTACGCCGCCAGCGGGCACCTGCCGCCCCTGCTGGTAGCCGCCGACACCGCCTACCTGGAGCTGCCCCCGGCGCTGCCGCTGGGACTGGGCAGCACCCCGGTCGACCGCGAGGTGGCGTTCCCGCCCGGCACCAGCCTGCTGCTGTACACCGACGGCCTGGTGGAAAACCGGGCGCTGTCCCTGGACGACTGCCTGGCGGCCCTGCGCCAGACCTGCGGCGCGCTGCCCGCCGCCGCCCGCACCGACCCCCAGCAGATCACCGAACGGGCCCTGGAGCTGCTGAACACCCCCGACCGGGTCGACGACGACACCGCCCTGCTCGCCGCCACCGCCGAACCATCGTGTCGAACCGGCGACCCGCAGGCTGACGGAAGTGCCGTACAACCGACCGCTACTGCTCGTAGTCATTGCTGA
- a CDS encoding zinc-binding dehydrogenase codes for MRELVEHGKVTPVIDRTYPLSEVPEAIRYLEVEHAHAKVVITA; via the coding sequence ATGAGGGAACTCGTCGAGCACGGAAAGGTCACCCCGGTCATTGACCGGACCTACCCGTTGAGCGAGGTACCCGAGGCGATCCGGTACCTCGAAGTGGAGCACGCACACGCGAAGGTCGTCATCACCGCGTGA
- the ilvN gene encoding acetolactate synthase small subunit yields MSKHTLSVLVENTPGILARIAALFSRRGFNIDSLAVGVTEHPDISRITIVVNVEDLPLEQVTKQLNKLVNVLKIVELEPGAAIQRELVLVKVRADNETRSQIVEIVQLFRAKTVDVSPEAVTIEATGSSDKLEAMLKMLEQFGIKELVQSGTIAIGRGARSITDRSLRALDRSA; encoded by the coding sequence ATGTCCAAGCACACGCTCTCCGTCCTGGTCGAGAACACCCCAGGCATCCTCGCCAGGATCGCCGCGCTGTTCTCCCGCCGCGGCTTCAACATCGACTCGCTCGCCGTCGGTGTCACCGAGCACCCCGACATCTCCCGCATCACCATCGTGGTCAATGTCGAGGACCTGCCGCTGGAACAGGTGACCAAGCAGCTCAACAAGCTGGTCAACGTTCTGAAGATCGTCGAGCTCGAGCCGGGCGCCGCGATCCAGCGCGAGCTCGTCCTGGTGAAGGTCCGCGCCGACAACGAGACCCGCTCCCAGATCGTCGAGATCGTCCAGCTGTTCCGCGCCAAGACCGTGGACGTCTCGCCCGAGGCGGTCACGATCGAGGCCACCGGTTCGAGTGACAAGCTCGAGGCGATGCTCAAGATGCTCGAGCAGTTCGGCATCAAGGAGCTCGTCCAGTCCGGGACGATCGCCATAGGGCGCGGCGCCCGGTCCATCACGGACCGGTCCCTGCGCGCCCTCGACCGCAGCGCCTGA
- the ilvC gene encoding ketol-acid reductoisomerase, whose amino-acid sequence MAELFYDDDADLSIIQNRKVAVIGYGSQGHAHALSLRDSGVDVRVGLHEGSKSKAKAEEQGLRVVTPAEAAAEADVIMILVPDPIQAQVYEESIKDNLKDGDALFFGHGLNIRYGFIKPPAGVDVAMVAPKGPGHLVRRQYEEGRGVPCIAAVEQDATGKGFELALSYAKGIGGTRAGVIKTTFTEETETDLFGEQAVLCGGASALVKAGFETLTEAGYQPEIAYFECLHELKLIVDLMYEGGLEKMRWSVSETAEWGDYITGPRIITDQTKAEMKKVLAEIQDGTFAKNWMDEYHGGLKKYNEYKKQDENHLLETTGKELRKLMSWVDNDEA is encoded by the coding sequence GTGGCCGAGCTGTTCTACGACGACGACGCCGACCTGTCCATCATCCAGAACCGCAAGGTCGCGGTCATCGGTTACGGCAGCCAGGGTCACGCCCACGCGCTGTCGCTCCGTGACTCGGGTGTCGACGTCCGGGTCGGTCTGCACGAGGGCTCCAAGTCCAAGGCGAAGGCCGAGGAGCAGGGCCTGCGTGTGGTGACTCCCGCCGAGGCCGCCGCCGAGGCCGATGTCATCATGATCCTGGTGCCGGACCCGATCCAGGCCCAGGTCTACGAGGAGTCCATCAAGGACAACCTGAAGGACGGCGACGCGCTGTTCTTCGGCCACGGACTCAACATCCGCTACGGCTTCATCAAGCCGCCGGCCGGCGTCGACGTCGCCATGGTCGCCCCGAAGGGCCCGGGCCACCTGGTCCGCCGCCAGTACGAGGAGGGCCGCGGCGTTCCGTGTATCGCCGCCGTCGAGCAGGACGCCACCGGCAAGGGCTTCGAGCTGGCGCTCTCGTACGCCAAGGGCATCGGCGGCACCCGCGCCGGCGTCATCAAGACGACCTTCACCGAGGAGACCGAGACCGACCTGTTCGGTGAGCAGGCGGTCCTCTGCGGTGGTGCGTCCGCGCTGGTCAAGGCGGGCTTCGAGACCCTGACCGAAGCCGGCTACCAGCCGGAGATCGCCTATTTCGAGTGCCTCCACGAGCTGAAGCTGATCGTGGACCTGATGTACGAGGGCGGCCTGGAGAAGATGCGCTGGTCGGTCTCCGAGACCGCCGAGTGGGGCGACTACATCACCGGTCCCCGCATCATCACGGACCAGACCAAGGCCGAGATGAAGAAGGTTCTCGCGGAGATCCAGGACGGCACCTTCGCCAAGAACTGGATGGACGAGTACCACGGCGGTCTGAAGAAGTACAACGAGTACAAGAAGCAGGACGAGAACCACCTGCTGGAGACCACGGGCAAGGAGCTCCGCAAGCTCATGAGCTGGGTCGACAACGACGAGGCGTAG
- a CDS encoding acetolactate synthase large subunit, translated as MPMTEQATGAHHPQPRARSGGPTSATVEHVTGAQSLIRSLEEVGADTVFGIPGGAILPAYDPMMDSSKVRHILVRHEQGAGHAATGYAQATGKVGVCMATSGPGATNLVTPIADAHMDSVPLVAITGQVSSKAIGTDAFQEADIVGITMPITKHNFLVTKAEDIPRTIAEAFHIASTGRPGPVLVDIAKDALQARTTFSWPPQQDLPGYRPVTKPHAKQIREAAKLITQARRPVLYVGGGVLKSRATAELKVLAELTGAPVTTTLMALGAFPDSHPLHVGMPGMHGAVTAVTALQKADLIVALGARFDDRVTGKLDSFAPYAKIVHADIDPAEIGKNRTADVPIVGDAREVIADLVQAVQAEYSEGHTGDYTAWWSDLNRWRETYPLGYEQPNDGSLSPQQVIQRIGELADPDTIYAAGVGQHQMWAAHFINYERPATWLNSGGAGTMGYAVPAAMGAKAGQPDRMVWAIDGDGCFQMTNQELTTCALNNIPIKVAIINNGALGMVRQWQTLFYNQRYSNTVLHSGPEDGIAVEGKSSGGTRVPDFVKLSEAMGCYALRCESPDDLDKVIAEANAVNDRPVVIDFIVHEDAQVWPMVAAGTSNDEVMAARGVRPDFGDNEDD; from the coding sequence ATGCCGATGACCGAGCAGGCCACCGGGGCCCACCATCCGCAGCCGCGGGCCCGAAGCGGCGGACCGACATCCGCCACCGTTGAGCACGTCACGGGCGCGCAGTCCCTCATCCGTTCTCTCGAGGAAGTGGGGGCCGACACGGTATTCGGCATCCCCGGCGGCGCCATCCTCCCCGCGTACGACCCGATGATGGACTCCAGCAAGGTCCGTCACATCCTGGTCCGCCACGAGCAGGGCGCCGGCCACGCCGCGACCGGATACGCGCAGGCCACCGGCAAGGTCGGCGTGTGTATGGCCACGTCGGGCCCCGGCGCCACCAACCTGGTCACCCCGATCGCCGACGCGCATATGGACTCGGTCCCGCTGGTCGCGATCACCGGCCAGGTCTCCTCCAAGGCGATCGGCACCGACGCCTTCCAGGAGGCGGACATCGTCGGCATCACCATGCCGATCACCAAGCACAACTTCCTGGTCACCAAGGCCGAGGACATCCCGCGGACCATCGCCGAGGCCTTCCACATCGCCTCGACGGGACGCCCCGGCCCGGTCCTGGTCGACATCGCCAAGGACGCCCTCCAGGCGCGGACCACCTTCAGCTGGCCGCCGCAGCAGGACCTGCCCGGCTACCGGCCGGTGACCAAGCCGCACGCCAAGCAGATCCGCGAGGCCGCCAAGCTGATCACCCAGGCCAGGCGCCCCGTGCTGTACGTCGGCGGCGGCGTCCTCAAGTCCCGCGCCACCGCCGAGCTGAAGGTCCTCGCAGAGCTCACCGGCGCCCCCGTCACCACCACCCTGATGGCGCTGGGCGCGTTCCCCGACAGCCACCCGCTGCACGTGGGAATGCCGGGCATGCACGGTGCGGTCACCGCCGTCACCGCGCTGCAGAAGGCCGACCTGATCGTCGCCCTCGGAGCCCGCTTCGACGACCGCGTCACCGGCAAGCTGGACAGTTTCGCCCCGTACGCCAAGATCGTCCACGCCGATATCGACCCGGCCGAGATCGGCAAGAACCGCACCGCGGACGTCCCGATCGTCGGCGACGCCCGCGAGGTCATCGCCGACCTGGTCCAGGCCGTCCAGGCCGAGTACAGCGAGGGCCACACCGGCGACTACACCGCCTGGTGGAGCGATCTCAACCGCTGGCGCGAGACCTACCCGCTCGGCTATGAGCAGCCGAACGACGGCAGTCTCTCCCCGCAGCAGGTCATCCAGCGCATCGGCGAGCTCGCCGACCCCGACACCATCTACGCGGCGGGCGTCGGCCAGCACCAGATGTGGGCCGCCCACTTCATCAACTACGAGCGGCCGGCCACCTGGCTGAACTCCGGCGGCGCCGGGACGATGGGGTACGCGGTCCCGGCCGCGATGGGCGCCAAGGCCGGTCAGCCGGACCGGATGGTCTGGGCGATCGACGGCGACGGCTGCTTCCAGATGACCAATCAGGAGCTCACCACCTGCGCGCTGAACAACATCCCGATCAAGGTCGCGATCATCAACAACGGCGCGCTCGGGATGGTCCGCCAGTGGCAGACCCTCTTCTACAACCAGCGCTACTCCAACACAGTGCTGCACTCGGGTCCCGAGGACGGCATCGCGGTGGAGGGCAAGTCCAGCGGCGGCACCCGCGTTCCCGACTTCGTCAAGCTGTCCGAGGCGATGGGCTGCTACGCACTGCGCTGCGAGTCCCCGGACGACCTTGACAAGGTCATCGCCGAGGCGAACGCCGTCAACGACCGCCCCGTCGTGATCGATTTCATCGTCCACGAGGACGCCCAGGTCTGGCCGATGGTCGCCGCGGGCACCTCCAACGACGAGGTCATGGCCGCGCGTGGCGTCCGCCCCGACTTCGGCGACAACGAAGACGACTGA